A window of the Hordeum vulgare subsp. vulgare chromosome 5H, MorexV3_pseudomolecules_assembly, whole genome shotgun sequence genome harbors these coding sequences:
- the LOC123398963 gene encoding caffeoylshikimate esterase-like codes for MANDDIKYQEEYISNARGLNLFTCQWNPSNDEPKALIFLCHGYAMECSISMRGTGTRLAKAGFAVHGVDYEGHGKSSGLQGYISNLNDVVADCSTYFISVCDKEEHRRKRKFLLGESMGGAIALMLHRKEPTFWDGAILVAPMCKIVEDMKPSPMVITILSKLSNVIPTWKIIPSEDIIDRAIKSVEWREEVRNNPYCYKGRPRLKTGYEIFMASLDIESNLEKVTLPFIIVHGGADAVTDPAVSEALYTLAESKDKTLKLYPGMCHALTSGEPENNIDIVFSDIIQWLDERALVQNES; via the exons ATGGCCAACGATGATATCAAATATCAAGAG GAATATATTTCAAATGCACGAGGATTGAACCTATTTACATGCCAATGGAATCCTTCAAACGACGAACCAAAAGCTCTCATCTTCCTATGCCATG GATACGCCATGGAATGCAGCATTTCAATGAGAG GTACCGGCACACGGCTGGCGAAGGCTGGATTTGCGGTGCACGGAGTGGACTATGAAGGCCATGGAAAGTCTTCAGGACTTCAAGGCTATATTAGCAATCTAAATGATGTCGTGGCTGATTGTTCTACATACTTTATAAGTGTTTGTG ACAAAGAGGAGCACAGGAGAAAACGGAAGTTCTTGCTCGGTGAGTCCATGGGAGGCGCTATCGCGTTGATGCTTCACAGGAAGGAACCTACCTTTTGGGACGGGGCCATTTTAGTCGCCCCCATGTGCAAG ATCGTAGAAGATATGAAGCCTAGTCCCATGGTGATTACAATCTTAAGCAAGCTCAGTAATGTAATCCCTACATGGAAGATTATTCCTAGTGAAGACATCATTGATAGGGCAATTAAAAGCGTGGAATGGCGTGAAGAG GTCAGAAACAATCCTTATTGCTATAAAGGAAGGCCTAGGCTTAAGACTGGTTATGAAATTTTTATGGCAAGCTTGGATATTGAAAGCAATCTTGAAAAG gtaaccctgccatTCATTATAGTCCATGGTGGTGCTGATGCTGTGACTGACCCAGCAGTAAGCGAGGCACTATATACATTAGCTGAGAGTAAAGACAAGACGCTGAAGCTCTATCCAGGGATGTGCCATGCTTTGACTTCCGGTGAACCAGAGAACAACATTGACATTGTGTTTTCAGATATCATTCAGTGGCTTGATGAGAGGGCATTGGTTCAAAATGAATCATAA